GCTCTCGCATGCGCTCGGTGCCCTCGTGGTGGCGCTCTCTACGCTCGGGATCGAGTCGTGGCCCGGCCAGCTCCCGTACGGGGCCGAGCAGGCGCGCGAGATCCATCGGCAGGACGCTGCCTTTGCGACGCTCGCGGGCCTGCAGGGCGACGCGCGCATCTGGGTCGCCGCTAACTTCGTCGTGCCGGGCTTCGCGCCGCGGCTCGCTACCCTGCACGGCGTGCGCTCGTTCCAGGACGCCGAGCCGCTCTATCTCGCGCGCCAGAGGGACTACCTGACGTTCCTCTTCGGCGGCGTGGGCTCACCGCTGGAGTGGGTGCGCGACATGAAACAGCTCGTCACCCGGGCTCGCCTGCTCGATCTCGCGAGCGTCCGCTACGTCGTCGTGCCATACGGCGAGGGGCTCGCCGACGCGCTGCAGTCGATCGGCATGCAACCGCGGGCCTTCGAGGCGCCCGGCGTGAGGCTCCTCGAGAACCCGCGCGCGGTCCCGCGCGCGTACGTCACGTACCGTACGCGGCCGACGCTCGCCCAATCGCCCCTCGTGCTGCCCGAGCTCGTCCGCCCGGACTTCGATCCTCTCGAAGCGAGCTACGTCGAAGGCACCGCGCCGCTGCCCGACGATCCGACGGCGCCGCATGGCCATCCGGTGACCATCGTCATCGACCAGCCGCACGTCGTCGAGATCGAAGCGAATTGCGGCGCGCCCGGGCTCGTCGTCCTCACCGACACCTTCGCCGTGGGCTGGGAGGCGACCGTCGATGGATCCCCGGCCCCCGTGCTGGCGACGAACCACCTCTTCCGTGGCGTGCCCGTTCCCGCCGGGAGGCACCGCATTCGCTTCGTATACCGCTCGCGGGCGGTACCAGCCGGGGCGATACTCAGCCTCGCCGCGTGGTGCCTTCTCGGTGTCCTCGGCCTCGGGAGACGTCGACCTGCAGGCCCTCCGTGAAGGCCCGCCCGTCGAACGTCGGCTGGCGCGCACGTTCTCGGCCGCCTCGAGGCCGCGGGCGCGCGGCTCCTACCGCGAGAGCTCTGGTTCGGCGGCGTGATCCATACTGCGACAACTTCGTGGACCTGATGGGCGCGGGGCTCGGGGCTGCCTAGCCCAGCAGCTGCGCCAGATGGTCCAGCGCGGGGCCCCACCCGGTGGCGTGTTCCCCGGCGCCGTCGCCCTCGTCGGTGAGGACGAGCTGCGTGCCCACGCCGCGGTCGAGGAACTCGACCGTGCACCGCGTGCGCGAGAAGACCGTGCCGCCGCGGGCGAGGCTCATGTCGAACTCGAGCAAACGGCCCGGTTCGACCTTGCGGTACTCGCCGGCCTCGACGAACGGCGTCTCACCGGGCATACCGGACGTCGCCTGGTAGCGGCCGCCGACACGCACCTCGAGCGCGTCGATCGAGAGCGTCATCCCATCGGCGGGGCTGTACCAGCGCGCCATCTCGGCCGCGTCCGTCCAGGCGCGGTACAGGCGCTCGCGTGGGGCGGCGAAGGTACGCGCGATGCGCAGGCTGTCGGGGCGGTTGATCATGGCTGTCCTCCTTGAGATCGATGTAGCGGTGCCAGGCCGCGCGCAGCTCGTCCCGGAGCGCGTCCGGAAGCTCGAGGTCACCCATGGCCTCTTCTCCTCTCACTGGTGAATGACGGATGGGTGGGCTCCCAGGATACGTCGCCGGTGGCTCAGCGCCGCTGCCGCTCGTGCCACTCGGCGGGGCGCATCATCACGCCGGCCGCCACTGCGGCACGAGGTCCCCATCCGGCGAGGGCGCGAAGTCGACCACCATCGGCATGTCCATGCGGAGCTGGTCGGCCGTCGCCCCGACGAGCCCGCCGATGGTGCGCACGCCCTCCTCGCACTCGACCAGCACGACGGGATAGGGGACGCGCTCCTTCCACGCCGGCAGCACGGGCGGGTGGACGACGACCCACGAGAGGAGCCGCGCCCGCCCACTCGCGCGGGCCCATTCGCTCTCGAGCGAGAGGCAGTGCGGGCACATGGGACCCGGGGGATGCCGCCAGCCCCGGCAGCCCGTGCAGCGCTGGAAGCGAAGCTCGCGCGCGCGAGCCGCGGCCCAGTAGGGCACCCAGTCGGGACCGCCCGTGCGGCGGACGAACTCGTCGGCCATGCTAGGAGTCACCGCGGAGCAGCAGCGCGCCCGTCGGTACCATGTTGCCGCTGGTCACGAGCGAGAGCTTCGCGCCCGGCACCTGGTTGAGCGACGTGCCGCGGATCTGCCGCGCCGCCTCGATGATCAGGTTGATGCCGTGGACGTACGCCTCGGAGAGGCTCCCGCCGCTCGTGTTGCACGGGAGGCGCCCGCCCAGCTCGAGCCCATGGTCCTCGACGAAGGCGCCGGCCTCGCCCGCCTTGCAGAAGCCGTACTCCTCGAGCGAGGCGAGCACGAGGGGCGTGAAGGCGTCGTAGAGCTGCGCCACCTGCACGTCCTTCGGCCCCACACCCGCCATGCGCCAGAGGTCGCGCGCCGCGTAGGCGCCCGGCGACTCGAGGAGCGGGTCCTTGAAGTAGTTGTTCATGGTCCAGTTGCGCGGTCCCATGCCCTGCGCGGCCGCCATGACGTAGGCGGGCTTCTGACGGAGGTCGCGTGTCAGGTCGGAGGCCGCGACGATCACCGCCGCGGCGCCGTCGGTCTCGAGGCAGCAGTCGAGGAGGCGGAGCGGGTCGGAGATGAGCCGCGACCGCTGGTGGTCCTCGACCGTGATCGGCTCGCGCATCATGGCAACGGGGTTGTTCGTCGCGTGCCGGCGGCAGGCGACCGCGATCCAGGCGAGGTGCCGCGACGTGTAGCCGCGCTCGTGGAGGAAGCGGCGCGCGAACATCGCAACCTGGTCGACCGGGCGGACGAAGCCGTAGGGCGAGAAGAGCGCGGTCTCGTTGGTCTCGGCGGCGATGTTGTCGCGCTCACGCGAGGTCCCGGCCCACGGCCGCCCGCCCGAGCCGCGGTTCCGCGAGCGGTAGACGAGCACGCAGCGCGCCATGCCCGCCGCGATCGCGGCGGCCGCGTGCCCGACCACGCCGCACCCCCCGCCCCCGCCGTAGCCCACCTCGCCGAAGAAGCGCAGGTTGGGGATGCCGAGGCTGCGCGCGATGGCGTTCTCGGAGGTGAGCTGGATGCTCCACTTCGTCATGCCGTCGATGTCCGACGGCCGGAGCCCGGCGTCCTCGAGCGCCAGCTTCGCGGCCTCGAGCGCCGTCACCTCCTCCGGGCGGCCGATGTCCTTGGCGAAGGGGAGCTGGCCCAGGCCGACGATCGCGGCCTTGTCCCTGAGCGACACGGGCCGCGTCTAGCACACCCCGCGCGCGGACGAAAAAGGGCGCGCGCTCCGGCAGACGCGGGCGACGCTCGGGCGCCTACTGCCGGCTGATCGTGTAGTGCAGCCGGTACGACCCGCCGGTCACGGCGCACGTCACTCCGCTCGGGCAGTCGTCGTCGCCCAGGCAGAGCTGGCTCATCGTGGTCGAGCAGGAGCCGCCCGCGCCGCCGACGCTCGACGTGACGTAGCTCAGCGAGCTGCCGCCGGTTCCGAACTCCGGGCCGCCGAACGAGACCTCGAAGTCGCCGACGTCGTGGCTGTCGGCCTGCAGGCACTTGGGCCCGTCGTCGAGGCCGTAGAGCTCGAGCGTCCGCCGGAGGGACGTGCCGTACAGCTGCCCCTCGCGGCAGTCGAGGCTCCGTCCCGACCCGTGGAGCCGCAGCGTGCCGCTCGCCGGCAGCGCGGTGTCGAAGCCGAGGTCCTCGGAGATCGTGCCCGGCGTCATGACGGTCTCCAGGCCCGTGAGCCGCTGCCAGTCGCCATTGGTCTCGAAGAAGACCTCCCAGCCCGGGATCGGGCCGCCGAGCGTGAGGCATTGCTCGCCCCGCGGGCAGGGCGTGACGCTGCAGTCCTGCGTTGTCGTCACGGAGCAGCGCTTCTTCTCCGCCATGGCGGGCGCGACGGGCTTGAGCGGGTTCAGGATCTCGATCGCCGTCACGTGGACGAGGAGCCGCGTGACCGGCGTCTCGTCGCGCCGCCAGCCGGTGAAGATCGTCTTGCCGACCATGCTCGGCAGCCGCCCGCGCACCCGGGACGTCATGTCGACCACGGCGTGCACGTGCGGCGGCGTGCCGTCGACGAGGGTCGTCCGGACCCTCGCCCGCGGGAGGCCGTGCGGCGTCTGGTCGATCACCTTGATGCGCGGGAGGCCCCGGCTCCCGGCCGGGCGCGGCGGCAGCGGGATGTCGAACTCGAAGTCGGTCGCGTTGACGTTCGCGAGCGGCTGGGAGAGCGGGAAGCACTCCGTGGTGGTGACGAGATCGAACGGGTGCGCGCGGTGCGTGACGACGCACCGGTCGCCGGCGCCGCCGCCGTTGGGGGTGAGCCACACGTCGGTGCGGGTCGCGAGACGTCCGCCCTTGCGCCGGCGAGAGAACGCATGGCCGGCGCCGAGGCGGCTCACCGCGACCGCCTGCGGGGGATGGAGCTCGCTGTGGTAGTTGAAGACGGTCCCGATGCAGTTCTCGCCGGCGATGCAGGCGACGCAGGCGGGCGCTGCGCAGTCGCTGTCGAGCACGCAGGCCTGCGCCGTCGTGACCGAGCACGCGCCCTCGGGGGCGGGGTCGCCGTGGCCGCAGTCCCATATCCAGCGGCCGACGGTGGTCATGCGATCGCCCGTGCCGGCCCAGGCGAAAAGGGGATAGCTGCCGATCTCGAGCTCGAACTCGAGCTGGCCCGCCTCCTCGCCCTTGGGACCGACGTTGCCGGTCGCGACGAACGCCATGTCGGCGGGGTCGACGTCCAGGAAGGTGTTCTGGTCGTCGGTCAGGTGGTTGCCGGAGAAGTCGCCGCCTTCGTTGATCTTCGCGAGCGACACCGTCCCGTGGAGCGTGATCGGGTCGGCGTCGGGCGGGGCGTGCGGGCCGACGTCGATCGCCGCCCACTCGGGATTGATCAGCGTGAGCTGATCGGTGACCCGCGGATGCTTCGCGATCGGGTAGCAGCCGCCGCCGTCCATCTGCGCCTCGGCGGAGACCGCCTCGTTGCTGTCGATGTAGGCTGCGCGGGCGGGAGCGAGGAAGACGGCGAGCGCCACCGCGCAGAGGAGCGGCTTCATCGCGACACCTCCCCCTAGTACACGACCTCGCAGGCGGGGCTTCTGCATCGGCCGCAGGATCTGTAGCACAGGGGGCAGAGCGCGACGAAGCGTGCGCGCGCGGGCCGGCGGGCCATCGCGGCCGCCCGCGACCCCGGCCCGGAAGCTCCTCACGCCTCGGCGCGGACGCGTACCGCCACGGCGGCGGGGCGTGGTATGGTCGCGGCGATGGCCGATCTCGCCGCCCGGCTTGCCGCGGTCAAGGACCGGAGCACGCTCCGCATCACCACGCGCGGGCGGCGGACGGGCAAGCCGCACTCGGTCCCGATCTGGTTCGTGGTCGACGGCACGACCCTCTATCTCGCGACCCTGAACGCGAGGCGCGACTGGGTGCGCAACGTGCGCAGGACGCCCGAGGTCGTCCTCGCGATGGGCGACCTCGGGGTGCGCGGCCGGGTGAGCGTCGTCACCGATCCCGCGCTCGAGGGGCGCATCCGCGAGCTCCTGGCGCACAAATACTGGATGGCGTGGATCGGGTCGTGGTTCGGGATGGGCCCGGAGGCGACCTTCCGCGTCGACGATCTGGAGGTCGCATGAACGACGTGCAGGCCCGCAGCCTCGATCACGCCTCCGTCCGCATCGCGGACCTCGCCCGCGCGCGCGCCTTCTACGAGGGCCTGCTCGGCCTGCGGCTGGCGCCGCGGCCGGATCTCGGCTTTCCCGGCGCGTGGTACGACCTGGGCGGCGCGCAGCTCCATCTCATCCAGCAGCAGAAGATGTTCGAGGACATCGACCCCACCGATCCGCACCTCGCGCTGCGGGTGGACAGCGTCGAGCGGGTGCGGCAGACGCTCGACGCGCGCCGCATCCCGTACCTCCACTTCGGCGGCCCCCAGCTCTGGATCCGCGATCCCGACGGCAACGTGGTGGAGCTCTGCGAGCCGCGCTGATGGCAGCGGCCGGCCGCGTGTGCTAGCAAGCGGCGCGGATGGGCGGCCTGCGGCAGGACTTCGCCGCGCTCCTCGCCGCCGGCGGGCAGACCGACCTCGCCCGCGCCGCACTCGCGATTGCGCGCATCGCCTACCCGGACCTCGACCCGGCGCCGTACGTCCGGCAGCTCGACGACCTGGCGGCCGCTGTCCGCCCGCGCCTCTTTCCCCGGGCCTCGCCGGAGGCCGCGGTCACCGAGCTCGCGGGTTACCTCTTCGGCGAGTGCGGCTTTCGCGGCAACCAGGAGGAGTACTACGACCCGCGCAACAGCTACCTGAACGACGTCCTCGAGCGCCGCACGGGCATCCCCATCAGCCTCTCCGTCCTGCTGATCGAGACCGGCGTGCGCCTGGGCCTCGGCATCGAGGGCGTCGCGTTTCCGGGTCACTTCCTCGTACGCGTGGCGGGCAGCCGCGGCCCGGTCCTCCTGGACCCCTTCTTCAGCGGCCGCCCGATCGGCGAGCGCGAGCTCCTCGCCCGCTATCGCACCTTCCTCGGCAGCGGCGCGCCCGCGCTGCCGCCCGAGGCGCTCGCGACGGCCGACACGCCCGGCATCCTCACCCGCATGCTGCGCAACCTGCTGGGCGTCTACCTCGACCGGAACGACCACGCGCACGCGCTGGCGGCGGCCGAGCTCCTCCTCGTGCTCGTGCCGGACTCCGCCGACGAGCTGCGCATGCGCGGCCTCCTCTACGAGCGCCTCGAGTGCTTCGGCGCGGCGCTGGACGACTTCCGGCGCTACCTCGAGCTCGCCCCGGGGGCGCCCGACGCGGAGCAGATCCACGAGCGCGTGGCACGTCTCGTACGCATCGCGGCCGCCATCCACTGAGGCGCGTGGGCCAGCGCGCGCGTCGTGCCTACGGGCACCCTCCCGGAGCCGGCGCGTTCCTCGCCACGTACTTCTTCCCCGCCTCGAACTGCGTCTGACCGCCGAACTCGAGGCAGTAGCGGCGGCTGCCGAGCGTCAATACGACGTCGACCGGCGTCGGGTCGGTGGCGAGCGAATGACCCAGCCCCGCGCCGTGGCCCACGCCCTTCACCAGCTTGCCCGGCTTCACGATGATCGTCGCGATGGGGCTCTGCGCCTGGTACCGCCATCCCTTCGACGGATCGCGCCGCTTGAGCGGGTGCCAGCCGGCCGCGCCGAGCGGGTAGGTCGAGTCGAACCCACCGGCGTTCGACAGGACGCGCAGGCTCCCGCCGAAGAGCGTCGGGTCGTCGGCCGTGCCCGGACCCGCGTTCGTGAAGGACGTGTCCCTGGAGACCACGACCAGCCCGCGCTTCCGGGGCACGCCGCTCTTGTCCCGGAGGAGGAGCGTCGTCCCCGAGACCGTCTGCGCGCCGCCGCCAGTGAGCGTCGTGCTGGTCGTGGTCTCGGGCACGGTCGTCGTCGTGGTCGTCGTGGGGTTGCACAGCGTCACCTGGTAGTCCCCCGTCTGGGTCTCTCCGGCGTCGAACACGCGGAGCGTGTAGCCCCCGAGGCTGGTCGCGAGCGTCCGCGAGTCGGCTCCGCACACGCCCCCGAGCGACGCGCCGCTGGGATCGTAGAACTTCCAGCAGGCGTTCAGCATCCCGCCGACCGTCTTGGTCTCGATCCTCACGACGTCGCCCGCCTGCCCGCTCACCCGGTAGGTGTCGCTCTCGCCCTTCAGGTCGAGCGAGCCCGTGCGCACGTCCCCGCAGGCGAGAGGCTGCGCGCAGTTGTGCGCG
This portion of the Deltaproteobacteria bacterium genome encodes:
- a CDS encoding tetratricopeptide repeat protein codes for the protein MGGLRQDFAALLAAGGQTDLARAALAIARIAYPDLDPAPYVRQLDDLAAAVRPRLFPRASPEAAVTELAGYLFGECGFRGNQEEYYDPRNSYLNDVLERRTGIPISLSVLLIETGVRLGLGIEGVAFPGHFLVRVAGSRGPVLLDPFFSGRPIGERELLARYRTFLGSGAPALPPEALATADTPGILTRMLRNLLGVYLDRNDHAHALAAAELLLVLVPDSADELRMRGLLYERLECFGAALDDFRRYLELAPGAPDAEQIHERVARLVRIAAAIH
- a CDS encoding lipid-transfer protein, with amino-acid sequence MSLRDKAAIVGLGQLPFAKDIGRPEEVTALEAAKLALEDAGLRPSDIDGMTKWSIQLTSENAIARSLGIPNLRFFGEVGYGGGGGCGVVGHAAAAIAAGMARCVLVYRSRNRGSGGRPWAGTSRERDNIAAETNETALFSPYGFVRPVDQVAMFARRFLHERGYTSRHLAWIAVACRRHATNNPVAMMREPITVEDHQRSRLISDPLRLLDCCLETDGAAAVIVAASDLTRDLRQKPAYVMAAAQGMGPRNWTMNNYFKDPLLESPGAYAARDLWRMAGVGPKDVQVAQLYDAFTPLVLASLEEYGFCKAGEAGAFVEDHGLELGGRLPCNTSGGSLSEAYVHGINLIIEAARQIRGTSLNQVPGAKLSLVTSGNMVPTGALLLRGDS
- a CDS encoding DUF385 domain-containing protein, producing MVAAMADLAARLAAVKDRSTLRITTRGRRTGKPHSVPIWFVVDGTTLYLATLNARRDWVRNVRRTPEVVLAMGDLGVRGRVSVVTDPALEGRIRELLAHKYWMAWIGSWFGMGPEATFRVDDLEVA
- a CDS encoding SRPBCC domain-containing protein is translated as MINRPDSLRIARTFAAPRERLYRAWTDAAEMARWYSPADGMTLSIDALEVRVGGRYQATSGMPGETPFVEAGEYRKVEPGRLLEFDMSLARGGTVFSRTRCTVEFLDRGVGTQLVLTDEGDGAGEHATGWGPALDHLAQLLG
- a CDS encoding glyoxalase encodes the protein MNDVQARSLDHASVRIADLARARAFYEGLLGLRLAPRPDLGFPGAWYDLGGAQLHLIQQQKMFEDIDPTDPHLALRVDSVERVRQTLDARRIPYLHFGGPQLWIRDPDGNVVELCEPR
- a CDS encoding YfhO family protein translates to LSHALGALVVALSTLGIESWPGQLPYGAEQAREIHRQDAAFATLAGLQGDARIWVAANFVVPGFAPRLATLHGVRSFQDAEPLYLARQRDYLTFLFGGVGSPLEWVRDMKQLVTRARLLDLASVRYVVVPYGEGLADALQSIGMQPRAFEAPGVRLLENPRAVPRAYVTYRTRPTLAQSPLVLPELVRPDFDPLEASYVEGTAPLPDDPTAPHGHPVTIVIDQPHVVEIEANCGAPGLVVLTDTFAVGWEATVDGSPAPVLATNHLFRGVPVPAGRHRIRFVYRSRAVPAGAILSLAAWCLLGVLGLGRRRPAGPP